A window of Marinifilum sp. JC120 genomic DNA:
GCACCCTTTACTAAGATCAATGTRGTTGTATGTAAACCTAGAGCAATAGCATGATGAACCAARAARTCKCCRGGRCCWATTGTTAAGAATAGTGAATTACTATTCTCATTAATAGCATTTAACCAGCCMGGCAACCATATGCTTCGACCMGCATTRAATGCTGGGCCATTCGTKGAAGATAAAAGTACATCGAAYCCATASGAAGTYTTACCATGAGCAGATTGTATCCATTGGGCAAATATAGGTTCGATCAAGATTTGTTTYTCCGGAGTACCAAAAGCAAGCATGACGTCGTTATGAACATAAAGTCCCAAAGTATGGAACCCTAGAAAGAGGCTGGCCCAACTTAAATGGGATATGATAGCTTCTTTATGGTCTAACATTCTTGCTAATACGTTATCCTCATTCTGTTCTGGATTGTAATCTCTAATAAAAAAGATAGCTCCATGAGCAAAAGCTCCTGTCATGATGAATCCTGCAATATATTGGTGATGGGTATA
This region includes:
- the psaB gene encoding photosystem I chlorophyll a apoprotein A2 (with PsaA binds the primary electron donor of photosystem I, P700, and subsequent electron acceptors as part of photosystem I) gives rise to the protein HLAIAILFLIAGHMYRTNFGIGHSIKDLLEAHIPPGGRLGRGHKGLYDXINNSIHFQLGLALASLGVITSLVAQHMYSLPAYAFIAQDFTTQAALYTHHQYIAGFIMTGAFAHGAIFFIRDYNPEQNEDNVLARMLDHKEAIISHLSWASLFLGFHTLGLYVHNDVMLAFGTPEKQILIEPIFAQWIQSAHGKTSYGFDVLLSSTNGPAFNAGRSIWLPGWLNAINENSNSLFLTIGPGDFLVHHAIALGLHTTTLILVKGA